A single region of the Nakaseomyces glabratus chromosome D, complete sequence genome encodes:
- the ASC1 gene encoding 40S ribosomal protein RACK1 ASC1 (CAGL0D02090g~40S small subunit ribosomal protein), translating to MASNEVLVLRGTLEGHNGWVTSLATSAGQPNLLLSASRDKTLISWKLTGDDQKFGVPVKSFKGHSHIVQDCTLTENGAYALSGSWDKTLRLWDVATGETFQTFVGHKGDVMSVAIDKKASMIISGSRDKSIKVWSIKGDCLATLIGHNDWVSQVRIANSSDDDDKVTVISAGNDKMVKSWNLNQFKIEADFVGHNSNVNTVTASPDGSLIASAGKDGEIMLWNSAAKVPMYTLSAGDEVYALSFSPNRYWLCAATASGIKIFSLDPQCLLDDLKPEFAGYTQSAEPHAVSLAWSSDGQTLFAGYTDNVIRVWQVMTSN from the exons atgGCATCTAACGAAGTTCTAGTTTTGAGAGGTACCCTAGAAGGTCACAACGGTTGGGTTACATCCTTGGCCACTTCTGCTGGTCAACCAAACTTGTTGTTGTCCGCTTCCCGTGACAAGACTTTGATCTCTTGGAAGTTGACTGGTGACGACCAAAAGTTCGGTGTCCCAGTTAAGTCCTTCAAGGGTCACTCCCACATTGTCCAAGACTGTACCTTGACCGAAAACGGTGCTTACGCTCTTTCCGGTTCTTGGGATAAGACTTTGAGACTATGGGATGTTGCCACCGGTGAAACTTTCCAAACTTTCGTCGGCCACAAGGGTGATGTCATGTCCGTTGCCATCGACAAGAAGGCTTCCATGATCATCTCTGGTTCCCGTGACAAGTCCATCAAGGTCTGGTCTATCAAGGGTGACTGTTTGGCCACTTTGATCGGTCACAACGACTGGGTCTCCCAAGTTAGAATCGCCAACTCCTCTGACGACGATGACAAGGTTACCGTTATCTCTGCCGGTAACGACAAGATGGTTAAG TCCTGGAACTTGAACCAATTCAAGATTGAAGCTGACTTCGTCGGTCACAACTCTAACGTCAACACTGTCACTGCTTCCCCAGATGGTTCTTTGATTGCCTCTGCCGGTAAGGACGGTGAAATTATGTTGTGGAACTCTGCTGCCAAGGTCCCAATGTACACCTTGTCTGCTGGTGACGAAGTTTACGCTTTGTCCTTCTCTCCAAACAGATACTGGTTGTGTGCTGCCACTGCCTCTGGTATCAAGATCTTCTCCTTGGACCCACAATGTCTATTGGATGACTTGAAGCCAGAATTCGCTGGTTACACTCAATCCGCTGAACCACATGCTGTTTCCTTGGCTTGGTCTTCTGACGGTCAAACTTTGTTCGCTGGTTACACTGACAACGTCATCAGAGTTTGGCAAGTCATGACCTCTAACTAA